The region GAATTCTTCTTTATCTTCAATTTAAAGCTGAATCCAGTTTCCCAGAGGATTGGGATGGTGGCATTTCCAATGCAACAGGTTCCAACCGCAATTCTCTCTTTGATGAAATTATCGTCGACAGCCAAGaagttgaaatgaaagaaaatttacCTGAGACTACTCGACTTCTTTCTACCCATGATTACTTTgatgaagaactccaacatacCCCTAATGCTGTTCCCTTAGAGGATAACGACAATGACCTAGAGATCTATCATCGTTTATGGGACACTACGCCGGACGAACAGGGACGTGATCAAGACTCCACAAATCCACCTTCACTTAACAGAAGCGAATCACAAGATCGTGTAGATTTAATGCAGAGTCTGGAAATTCGTCAAATAAGAATTACGAATCTGGCCGAGAAACGAGATAGGCTCTTTAACTTACTGATGAATAGATTTTGAAACTTGtctaattatttttctttatgttTCTATTCATAATTTTCTGAGTCAACCGTCTTTTCTCAAGTCTTGTTAATATTTACTTCTCGAAAACAAAAACGTATTGTGAATATTTTGACAACCAACAAACCTGAAATAAAGTGAAAGCAAGAACTGCTCTAGTAATGCTCTGTTAGGTAGGTCTTTGACAGCACTTAGTCGATGGGTTTAACCTCAACCAGCACCATGTCCCACATCAAAATAACCATGAAACGAAATTTTACATCAACACTGTATCGCCATTTTTTTAAGTTCACGAGAGAGGTAAATTCCCTTCAAGTCTATTAATTAATACCACAAGCGGGCCTTCCCGCCTATTTCCATCCACTTCCGAACCTCGGCCCAGTCTCTAATCTGCTATCTACAGCcacggacaaaactgttgaaatACTCTGCAATACCTTGCCCCCTTCCAATGTTGTTTTGccaaatgggctcagaaacaCTTACACGCTTTGACTAGTACACAACATATATAAATCGTTCGAGCGACGACACAGGACCCAAATTTCCTTGATTGTTGTGAGTCTACGGGTCAATCTCGTCACCAGAGCAACGGATCCTATGACTCAGAttcaaggctctgggaaatctAAGTAAACTGTAGTCAAAACATGACTATTCAGGCCTTAGGGCACATGCTCTCCGGAACCAATCAAAATAACGTCAAATTTTGGAAACTCGTCTTCCTCTTTTCCAGTAGTTTGTCACCTTGAACCACCTTGCAGGGTAAAGGATACCCTGCGAACAGAGCCTTCCTTAAACCCTCTCCCCAAGAAGGTTTAAGGAAAGCTATGGTCGCTGCCCTTAGAAGACGGCTGGttggtgctttttttttttgacacatttttcaatttcattatTTATAGTTATAGAGTGgtaaagtgatgacgtcacaaaaactaaatttatgaaattatgggatttacTGAGATACTCTGAAAGTACGTGATGAAGAATTGCCGCTTGTCAAAAATCAGCATCTTGTTGCAATATGGGGGTAAGATATTAGCCCTTCCATCCTTCATtaactccatacaaatccttgtaattttgtctttgttccaacCGTctagaacaaagacaaaattacaaggatttgtatggagtcaATGTAGCATGAAAGGGCCAATATCTCATCCCCAAACTGCAACAAGATGCTGATTTTTCGCAAatggccattcttcatcatgtaCGTTCTGCAATCTTAAtgaatcccataatttcataattttaaatatttgtgacgtcacactttACCACTCTATAGGTGGTTTTTACACGACGTCATccccgccatgttggtggacgaaaaacaaaagatctgtcattagctccttttgttcgtccaccagcaattgcacattgcagcattgttaccTTTGTCCCTAGAGATTGGTGGCAAACCACCTATATTGTGATATTCCTTGtctacaaacattgacgtcacatttcttttaatattcaaatttgccaaccacagaacaaaagaagtcattgtttcaacagccaattaggttctggttggcatattaacaACAATGGGTGATGTTATGAGAAACATTGCTATACTACTAGGCttttttacatgtatttgtacCATCAACTTTCTTGTAATAATTGGGCTGACGGTAAGTAATAAAAAAGCTCAAGCTTTCAAATTGCCTGTGGTCAATTTCCCATATCAACTGCTGTTTCCTCAGAAACCAAACCCCTTTGTCCATTGTAAGTAATAAACATGAGCTTACAATGTTTCTCGTTAGTCAATTTCCTTTCGTAAATCAATTATTAGAGGGATCTGACATTTTCTGTGAAACTAAAATAGAGTTCAGTACCTTTTATAACCTTTACCGTAAAAAACAGGAGTTTCTCAGACAGATTGTATTCGCTTCTACAAGAGCTCGAAGGTTGTTTTTTAAAGGCCTGATAAATTGAGCTGTATTCATTcgattcattaaaaaaaatcatgaaaacgAGAATGTACAAACACTTTTGTGTTAGAGCCTGGAAAAAGCAAAATTCAGAAGTTAAATTAAGCACTCATAGTTTAGTAATAAGCTGAATCCTGATAATCATGCTAATGACATAACAGAAGTGGCCTAAAAATTTGCTCTACTCTTTACAGTCTCCATGATAATAATTAACTTGTTTTCATCTGACTGACGAACTCAAAAAGCTTAGAGGCAACAACACTGAAGAACAACAGACACACAAAAGCACATTTTGGTGTCCACTTAACCCAAGCAGGAATGATATTTTCAAGAAGTGGGCTTGGAacatagaccatattcataaatggcagctaAGTAATAATATTATCCTTTTGTCTttggtaggtaggtaggtattTATACACGGTATCAATTCACATTACATGCTCTTCCATCGAGCCGTGTTTTAAATACAAATTAATTTATGCTAAtgtatgctaatcatcctcacctTGCTACTCTAGTTTATTCACACATACACACATAAATATAAATATGATATACATGGTAACTACACACTACAAATAGCATAGCTAATCTAAGCGGTGTAGAGTTTAGATCTATACAACAGAaactaataaataataaatattaaatatgggAAAAACACATACATATCTGCTTGAAAGATATAAGGAATAATTTATTAGCAAGATTATAGAGTGACATCAACATAAACCCCCTCACGCACGAAAAACTGCAACAATTTAGTCTGAAGGTGTTTTTTgaataattgctttggttttgattttaacAACTAAGGGTATTTTGTTCAAGATTCTAGCTCCAAGCCTTGAGAAGTATTGGTTCTGCTGTTTTGTCCGTGAatgaattacatgaaatttaccaGCAGCTGCAGTTCTAGTGTTATAAGAATGAATCAAAGCTATCCTAGTGATTAggttcttcagattttgaggTACAAGATCATGGCCAATATCATGCATCAAAACACTTACTGATTTATAACAGAGCATATCAATAGCACAAACAACATTCAAAAGAATTATTGATCCAAAGTGAGGCTAATGAgaatgattagcacaaagacaaaagaataatttcttggctgccatttatgaatacagtcTATAATAGTGGTTGGTTTATAAAAAGGTACAACATCAGATGGAAGTAAACAAAGCCCTCAAGATatgattaaaattgttgagGCACCGTTCTAAAGTGGGTGGACAATATTCCTGCCAAACCTTTATAGTAATCCCAAGTaaacaatgtttctttttttggtgtATTTAATAGTTGAGGACAAGTCACAATGCAAATTAAGTTGTTGTTGTGATAATCACATTTTGTTGTACAGTGTCCAACGCCATCATCGACTGAGAAGTTCACAGTCATTTGTTGCTCTGTGTTGCACCATGTAATTACCGGTATCCTGTATTCTTGACTAATACCTGCTTTTAGCAAGgataataacaatttatttaaattaattttcaaccTCAGTTAATGCATTTCTCCTGCTCTGAtcggttcactcaatctcggttatcagctacATACCTTACTTGGACCTCATACGGTAAATCATTGCGCTAAGCATTGCTAAGCTAAAAGTTCTTTAgctggaaagcgaaatttctctttaaataaagcaaaaaaaaagtttttgtggaaagtttggatcaattccgagaTTTAGAAGACTTAGTACAATGTATGTGAAAAGGTGCGAAATTTttgtactttctaaacttttggagtttaagaaattcaataaagcaattattattccattcacgcttgttggatatgagactggttatagccaactcatatccaacgcgcgctcatggaataataattattgttaattaactTTTTAACCCCTGAATTGGCCCCCACTAACCAGTAAAaatgtctggtgttagacagtaaGATCTTTAACTGTTACTCAGTGGGTTCAATAAGTAATGATTGTCACAGTTGACAAAAAGCATTGGCTACTTTATTCACAGAAATCAGCTACATGTACTTTTTCCCTAAATTGACAAAAGTTAAagacagtttctttcaaatttaagattaaaactcattttgacaatgacaacatgaGGTCGTCCAAATGCGATCACCAATTTTTGAAAGGTGTTGTTTGGGAGTGAACTTTTAAAATGGCTGCCCCCAAACTGTCAATACAGTCAGTAAATTTCTCTCAAACTCTACTCATACCAGCTACCaactttaaattattttactgaAACCCCTGATCAGTCTTGTGAGGAAAAGGTTTACTACGCATATTGTCCTTGTGAAGATACATTGTGAGTATAAAAGGAGTCAGAAGAGTGTTAAACAAAATTCTTTTTACTACATCATTTTCGGACAGTGAACAGAAATAATCTCAGTGCATTATTTTGTGGTCAATAATGGCAAGGATCATCACTTTTGGACAATGCTCTCAGGGTGGAAAAAGAACTGTTGTTTATGTGCAAAATTTAGGATTTGAAATGGCTGCTATTTCAGGAAATAAACCTGTTCTCTTAGGTGTACAAATCAGAGTGGCTCTTTGAGTTGATCGCATTTAAGGTGTAGGTGTTTAGGTTGATAAAAGGTGTTGAATAGGGAAGCAGGGAttgcacagtggtgagagcacttgcctcgcACAAATGTGGCCCACGTTTGATTTCAAGACATGGTATCGCATGTGGttggtttttttggtttttttttttttggttattcCAGTTTTCCCGCTGCagtggtgcagggatggcgcagtggtaagatctggcgtcatatgtgggttgagtttgttggttctctactctgcaccaagaggttttctctgggtactcaggttttcccctctcctcaaaaaccaacatttaacatgatttgcgttaatttctAATTAGGGctacagcgctagaacaactagactattaaataaagttcctttctttttcttttttttgcccctctcctcaaaaatcatcCTAAGATTTCATATGAGATGATTTGTCTTGATTTCTATGTAGTATCCCCAGCTCGTGCCTCAGccctaaatacacttgacacttaaataaaatttattattattattattatcattattattattattattattattattattattattattattattattattattattattattgttgttgttgttgttgctgttgttgttgttccctACTGCTACATGTATCACTTCTGGCTCTTTGTCAGGTGTTAGTAAAAGAAAAGCCACAAGTTGACTAGCGGGGATGAATAAGAAAAGTTAAAATGCTTTGGAGAAAAAGAGCTGTCAGTTGTTTGATACAATATGTGCTTTCAATGAAACCATTGCAATACACCTGAAGATGTTGCACAACTTAGTCCATTGAGTTTATTCATGAGCAATAAATTACTATTCTCTAAGTCAAAAAAAAAGTTCTCATCGCCCTCAAAAAAATGTCTCAATAATTGAGCTAAGAGTTTATCTTTCAATGTTTGCAAGGTCCGCAAGCTACTGCTTGTTTGTATTCACAGTGTTCGAAGACAAAATACTTTTAAGTACAAGcttaaaagtgtaaatataaaGTATAAAAGTAAGCTTAACTTATAATTTATCTGCATGCTCCGACTACATTATCGCGGTTTCTGAATTTAAGGCCAGCTTTGAAATGGAAAATCGAATGAAGACCTTGCCAAATCTTCCCTTACCTTCAAGTGTCGACTTCTTCGATTTCTTTGAGCTTATCGACCAATACGTCCTTAAACACAACCGTAGCAATTCTAAGCAACATTCGACAAGTGAGGCGACATTTTTCCATCGCGGCGGAGTCGCGGGGGGAAAAAGTTCAATTCTCGCGCGTGCAAAAAGAACCAATCAAGTACGCTTTAATTGCTCATCATGGTAACCAATGAGAAAAGGCCATTTATTTTCtaaggcccgtttctcgaaagtcccgaaaaaatttcgggcccgaaactgccaaccgcttgttttggaaagccgatcttttaacatgttttcaagccaactaaaagaaacatgtctgtaGAGTTTCACGACTTAAATCTTTtccattcttgagatacaaagggaattgtgacacccgaaaataaCCCGTagagtttcgggactttcgagaaacgggctccaggcctgggttgctcgaagcatgatTAGCGCTACCATGGAAActtataggttttgatacctaggtcacgcaattttaggcaatttcagcactgatcgaatggtcatagaattggctaaaatatcaaaataactgttcaaaactgttgaagaactctaacaaaacacagggaagccaagaaggggcatggatggacaaaactggagagggttgaaatggattgaatttgggtaaatttgaaaaacgtcggcgctgcccaccttttttcaaatttatatcagtctatatcaaaatgtcatttatagagctggaaaatcattctcagttgttacgaggccgtgattttgcaaatgaaagactcttgctctgccaatttgacggtAAGAGctcataaataacaaaattaaacaaaattatctaaaatagcgtgacctagcccctttaaccaaCGGTtggcgctaaccaggcttcaagcaaccggccccaggtcagctttcgcgcgaaaacatgataattcacacgtgaaaagatcaccgaTGCCATAATTAACTTACCAGTATTTAGTAAATTGTTTTAGTCTTAtaacataggtgattattgaaaattctctacgctcattggttgcacttgaggtgacagaggaagaaattaattgtttaaaagaaaatgcaaatttttgaaattatactaaaacaattattcacctcacctatcttttttttttcctcggtgaatatcggttaataattgacactacagctgcccacGCTGTAATCACATAGGGCAATTGATGTTGAAGCAAGGAAGAAAACAAATCACTTTATCAGTACTGAATATGAAAGGCGCGTTGCATAGTTTGTGTCGTTGGAAATGTAAGGATTAGAGGGATTGATCATGGCGGATACGTTGGTGTACCAGTcgaaacagaaactaaaggaaacGCACGGTCAATTTTTATAGCAATGTGgacatttttttatgaaaatgtaACATACTGCAAGGGATGAAGTTTGTTAGTCTTAAATAAAGCAATgtatgtaatatcctctataaaGAAAACGGTGAATGTTAGACATCCAGTtgaataaatagataaataaataaaattagtACTGGACTTTAACCTGAACCCCGCTCGAACCATAGCGCCTCCTTGTCTAGAATCTTAACATCAGGAGGGGCGATGGTTCGAGCGGGGAGTGAAGGAGGTGATCTGGTAGAGGGTCGAGGCCCCCTCCTTAAACAGGAGGGGTGGACTGAGGTTTCGTTTGTCTCACTCTTGGGACACTGCTTTGCGTGGTGTCCCATCATGCATCTCGGCCTGCACCAACGATCCTACATGAAGAAGCCTAGTGGTTCTAGGCGAAACGTCGCTAAGTTTCAGGTTAAAGTCCAGTactagttttatttatttatctaatATCCTCTATGTTTCAGGGTTCCATCCAATCCTAGATTTTTCCAGGCTGCTCTAGTTTTTTCAttaatgaagattattatccgCTTAAGTATGCTGATCCTGATAAAACAGCAAGTTCTCATCTGCTCATGACTAGCCAACGAAGACATCAATGGAAGTAGAtaggagaatgaacttttagatcACGGGAGTCGAAGGGTTAAAATTTATAACAAACTTGATGAGGAACTCATTCTTTGATTGAACTGAACGATCCTGATATAAAAGTAGCTACATTCGAGGGTAGCACATCCACAACTTTTGGCAGAGTATCATAATCTAAGGCATAACCACCACTTAGTAACCTTTTGCCACCATTTTTCACGAGTTGTCGTGGGATTGGTTTGGCTGCCTTGGGAAGCTTATTGGCAAGTTCCACAGATTTGCCGCCATTGTTTCGGATCAGGCCCTCCTTTCCAAAAGGGCGCGAAGTCACTGCAGTCGTGTCCATTTTACCATCTTTGTGACACTTTCTCATTTGCTGAGCACGATTGGTTGTTTTATTTCTGGTTCTGTAACTGCTAATTGAAAGAGAACCATCAAGGTATTTTCTCCATGCATCAGTTAACTCGATGGTTGTATTCACTGCGTTAGTCTCTGGAACAATACGATCAATCCTTGCTCGTTTGTTCTTCAGATAAATGTCATTTTCTAGTTTGGCACAGGATTTGCGCTTTCCGGCGaaagaaaaagatttgtttaCTTCGGCGTGTTGGTAACCCTTATTTGTTGTATTGTAAAGAAGAGTGGATCTCGTTTTGTTGCTTTTTGCTTCTTGGCGAACAGTCAAGCTGCAAACGGGTGGCATTTCGTCAAAACTCTTATCTCCACATAGGTACTGCTCACTAATTCTTCTCATAGTTTTAGATGTAGACCCCTTATGAACGACTGTAGAAATATGAATTTCTTTGGTTGTATCCTTAGCTGTGTTTGTTTCCATATGTCTACGAGGCTGATGATAAATACATTCACGGGAATGtgaagcacttgtaaatttctttttcccGAGACTGCATTCACTGGCGCTTTTCTTGTAAACTGTGCTCTTTGAAAGGTGACTTGGATTGTTGGTGGTCATTTTGTCTTGAATTTCTGACGATAAAGACGTCTTTGGGGCGTGGGACCTTGGAACACACGCTGGTTGGCCACATAAGTAGCCATCAAAGCCACTGTTACAAAAAGAAGGGTAACCATTAGAATTAGGTCGACTTTGCGTTGATATCCCTGTGAAATTTCGGACGGAAGTACCGTGTTGGTAAGCGACGGGGGATATGACATTCTTTGAGGTGGTACAGTTTGACCATGTGCCCAAGTTGCTGCACCATAGGTATTCCTCTCTGGTTAGGAAAGGTCTCAGGAAACACTCATTTGACGAGCTGTAGCTGGCCATTCTTGTAACAGTCGAATGCGCGGAAACtgagaaaacaagaaacaaacagAACCAATTCTTTGGTGCTTGAAGGTTGGTTTAAATGAGAATCGAACGCATTGTGATGTGCCGCATTCTCAGCCAATCGGAGACTAACAATAAATTGCTCATGCGTGCGTTTTCCTGTTCTTGGGGGGGTCGACTTCCGGGGTGAGGGCATTTATTGGATAGCCAAGGACCAGGGCTTGCAATTGAAGGGGACTATAATAAACTGGCGAACAGGTAAAAAGAGAAGGAAATGGGGCGTTgcgactttttttttcctaggCGCCCTCGCTTCGCTTCGCCCACCAAGTTTCCCACTGTTGACCCTAATGGAAGCTGCAATCCTGGCCGAAATTTATTGGGACAGTTTCAACAATAACAGCAAAAATCGTTTCATTTTAAGGTGTAGCTTATATTTTATAATGATTCTCCTCATAGAGGCCCAGGTGTCAAGGGCCAAGAGCCCCCCACCCCACCACCCTAAACAATGCTCAGCCAAGAATGTTGCCCTGATTCTAATCAACATTGTACttagggagggagggagggagtgGAGGAGAAGGTTATGCCCATGAAACCGCTCGTGCTTTATTGACTTCATTGTCCCAACATTTCTGTCTAGGATATTGGTTTCTGCGAGGCCAAACTATTCGGGAGAATTTCCAAAACCATAAGTCCCTCCGTATttggctcatcctcggtgtaaaaacatgtgaaactcacagatgacgtaacacaaaggaaaacaaaagagcaaaaaaacatcaaacaataaccaaacCCTAtaacgagctaacaaaacaaagaaaaagtttcacaggtttttacaccgaggtaaacccccGTATTTTTTAAAGGAAGACGTTAAGCCAAGGTATGAAACTTTGCAGTCCTGTCGTTTTTGAAGCCCGATTAGCGATTACCCTCCAGTTATCACGATAAATAACCCCGAATCAATCGGACTTCTCTCGACTCGGACCCGAACTAGTTAATCTAATAATCTTCGACAGTTAGTTGAAAACCGATGGAGACATGATCATTTGATCGCTTTCCCGCGTTCTCGTCGACCTTTGCACCATTTGCGTGATAACTGCGAGGACCTTGGATGCTTTCTGATTCATTTCAGTGATTTACAAGAGTAATTTGCTCTTCAGGAAGTGGACGCATAATGGTATTGAGTGGTGTCTGATATTGGTATCCATTCATAATGTTTGTCAATCAACTTTTGGATGTCCTTAACAATGAATCATGGCTTGTTTATAAATGCCTTCAAGCTTTAATGCatttaaattgtaaataaatgcCTTTATTTAGACATTCCATTCGAAATTTGTGCAAATGTTTGTCATTTAATGTCCTTTCAATTCAATCAACGCCCGATTTAAATTGAATGCCTTCAAGGTCTAATGCATTTAACGATTAAACAAATACCTTCAAACACCGTAATTAAGTCATGACCATTTAGGAAATTGCAAACCAAACATTTTCCTGCCATTTGTAATGATAACTCATATTATCATATACGGTATGTTAGCTCCCTAAAACGAGCGCATTTGTATGTGCTGGCTC is a window of Montipora capricornis isolate CH-2021 chromosome 13, ASM3666992v2, whole genome shotgun sequence DNA encoding:
- the LOC138028666 gene encoding uncharacterized protein isoform X2, encoding MMTCEAHCGITSSFRACCQSGSCYQQFDAIPSQTLCIGRSLANGNNRHMMAAAQTGSPYLSAHSTVTRMASYSSSNECFLRPFLTREEYLWCSNLGTWSNCTTSKNVISPVAYQHGTSVRNFTGISTQSRPNSNGYPSFCNSGFDGYLCGQPACVPRSHAPKTSLSSEIQDKMTTNNPSHLSKSTVYKKSASECSLGKKKFTSASHSRECIYHQPRRHMETNTAKDTTKEIHISTVVHKGSTSKTMRRISEQYLCGDKSFDEMPPVCSLTVRQEAKSNKTRSTLLYNTTNKGYQHAEVNKSFSFAGKRKSCAKLENDIYLKNKRARIDRIVPETNAVNTTIELTDAWRKYLDGSLSISSYRTRNKTTNRAQQMRKCHKDGKMDTTAVTSRPFGKEGLIRNNGGKSVELANKLPKAAKPIPRQLVKNGGKRLLSGGYALDYDTLPKVVDVLPSNVATFISGSFSSIKE
- the LOC138028666 gene encoding uncharacterized protein isoform X1, which encodes MNCNQLNYFSQRRYHKMMTCEAHCGITSSFRACCQSGSCYQQFDAIPSQTLCIGRSLANGNNRHMMAAAQTGSPYLSAHSTVTRMASYSSSNECFLRPFLTREEYLWCSNLGTWSNCTTSKNVISPVAYQHGTSVRNFTGISTQSRPNSNGYPSFCNSGFDGYLCGQPACVPRSHAPKTSLSSEIQDKMTTNNPSHLSKSTVYKKSASECSLGKKKFTSASHSRECIYHQPRRHMETNTAKDTTKEIHISTVVHKGSTSKTMRRISEQYLCGDKSFDEMPPVCSLTVRQEAKSNKTRSTLLYNTTNKGYQHAEVNKSFSFAGKRKSCAKLENDIYLKNKRARIDRIVPETNAVNTTIELTDAWRKYLDGSLSISSYRTRNKTTNRAQQMRKCHKDGKMDTTAVTSRPFGKEGLIRNNGGKSVELANKLPKAAKPIPRQLVKNGGKRLLSGGYALDYDTLPKVVDVLPSNVATFISGSFSSIKE